Proteins encoded within one genomic window of Granulicella pectinivorans:
- a CDS encoding helix-turn-helix domain-containing protein, with translation MATMMASVEQREVLRCDHCSLVQFRTANALCRRCHKSIVVEVPPPAPAPLALVTAAPVLDNGLQVAHAVRDLRHVRNLSQRQLAARMNVPRTYISKIENGKAMPTLSSLDRLAKALQVDMSALLRDAKTRHQEEAAVLMNDPFLAEIAAYTSKLDALQRSIFLNHVRELASGHRRTA, from the coding sequence ATGGCAACCATGATGGCGTCTGTCGAACAGCGGGAGGTTCTCCGTTGTGACCACTGCAGCCTGGTGCAATTTCGCACCGCCAATGCCCTGTGCCGCCGATGCCACAAGAGCATCGTCGTCGAGGTTCCTCCCCCGGCCCCGGCTCCTCTCGCTCTTGTGACGGCAGCACCCGTGTTGGACAACGGCCTCCAGGTGGCGCATGCGGTCCGCGATCTGCGGCACGTACGCAACCTCTCGCAGCGTCAGCTCGCTGCGCGCATGAACGTTCCCCGCACCTATATCTCGAAGATCGAGAACGGCAAAGCCATGCCGACGCTCTCCTCTCTTGATCGCCTCGCGAAGGCGCTCCAGGTGGACATGAGCGCCCTGCTCCGGGATGCCAAAACCCGTCACCAGGAGGAGGCCGCCGTTCTTATGAACGATCCCTTCCTGGCCGAGATCGCCGCCTACACCTCCAAGCTTGACGCCCTCCAGCGCTCGATCTTCCTCAATCACGTCCGCGAGCTCGCCTCCGGACACCGCCGTACCGCATAA
- a CDS encoding LolA family protein, protein MTKHSIIAAAFLLTTPLFAAPQAKPDHLATVLAQMDAASARFKSAQADLTQDTYERVVKDTTTDKGSLYFERKGTSTEMGLRLDPPTTRFVDFKNGVVRVFDPGPNTITEIRSAQAATYLAIAFGGSGKDLAKTWDITDKGTEQLDGISVEHLDLVSKDPTVRQNFSHIEIWVDPTRAISIKQIIFFPGGNTKTSHYTHIRYNEKVNTAPYAIKTNKETKIDRR, encoded by the coding sequence ATGACCAAGCACAGCATCATCGCCGCAGCTTTCCTCCTCACGACACCCCTCTTCGCCGCCCCACAGGCCAAGCCCGATCACCTGGCCACCGTCCTCGCCCAGATGGACGCGGCCTCCGCCAGGTTCAAGTCCGCTCAGGCCGACCTCACCCAGGACACCTACGAGCGCGTCGTCAAGGACACCACCACCGACAAGGGCTCCCTCTACTTCGAGCGCAAGGGAACCTCCACCGAGATGGGCCTCCGCCTTGACCCGCCCACCACCCGCTTCGTCGACTTCAAGAACGGCGTCGTCCGCGTCTTCGACCCAGGCCCCAACACCATCACCGAAATCCGCTCTGCGCAGGCCGCCACCTACCTCGCCATCGCCTTCGGAGGCAGCGGCAAGGACCTCGCCAAGACTTGGGACATCACCGACAAGGGCACCGAACAGCTCGACGGCATCTCCGTCGAACACCTCGACCTCGTCTCCAAGGACCCCACCGTCCGCCAGAACTTCTCCCATATCGAGATCTGGGTCGATCCCACCCGCGCCATCTCCATCAAGCAGATCATCTTCTTTCCCGGCGGCAACACCAAGACCTCCCACTACACGCATATCCGCTACAACGAGAAGGTCAACACCGCGCCCTACGCCATCAAAACCAACAAGGAAACCAAGATCGACCGCCGCTAA
- the serS gene encoding serine--tRNA ligase: MIDLAYVRANLETVQKKLHARGADPTLLADFATIDRDRREAITRLETVKKQRNDLTNEIARLRKAGQDATAPTEQTKSLKTELETLEATAAEADQKLQTILQALPNLQADDVPEGKSADDNVEVKRWGTLPEIANPKPHWELGEALGILDFDRAAKISGARFVVQFGQGARLERALAAFMLDLHTREHGYTEVLPPNMVNSKSLFGTGQLPKFAEDQFHCDDKGPYIPGQFQDNDHWLIPTAEVPVTNLFRDETLDEAELPISFCAYTPCYRSEAGSYGRDVRGMIRQHQFQKVELVKFAKPEDSAAEHEALTRNAERVLELLGLPYRRMLLCAGDMGAGAAKTYDLEVWLPGQQLYREISSCSNFHDFQARRANIRFKSPAAKKSEYLHTLNGSGLAVGRTYVAILENYQQPDGSIRIPDVLVPYMNHETHITQKKVRG; the protein is encoded by the coding sequence ATGATCGATCTAGCTTACGTCCGGGCCAACCTTGAAACGGTCCAAAAGAAACTGCACGCCCGCGGAGCCGACCCCACCCTCCTCGCCGACTTCGCCACCATCGACCGCGACCGCCGCGAAGCCATCACCCGGCTCGAAACCGTCAAAAAGCAACGCAACGATCTCACCAACGAGATCGCCAGGCTACGCAAAGCCGGTCAGGACGCGACCGCCCCGACCGAGCAGACCAAGTCCCTGAAGACGGAGCTGGAAACGCTCGAAGCGACCGCCGCCGAGGCCGACCAGAAGCTCCAGACCATCCTCCAGGCCCTCCCCAATCTCCAGGCCGACGACGTACCCGAAGGCAAGTCCGCCGACGACAACGTCGAGGTAAAACGCTGGGGCACCCTTCCCGAGATCGCCAACCCCAAACCCCACTGGGAGCTCGGCGAAGCCCTCGGCATCCTCGACTTCGACCGCGCCGCCAAGATCTCCGGCGCAAGGTTCGTCGTCCAGTTCGGCCAGGGAGCCCGCCTCGAACGCGCCCTCGCCGCCTTCATGCTCGACCTGCACACACGCGAGCACGGATACACCGAGGTCCTGCCGCCGAACATGGTGAACTCGAAGAGCCTCTTCGGCACCGGACAGCTCCCCAAGTTCGCCGAAGACCAGTTCCACTGTGACGACAAAGGCCCCTACATCCCCGGCCAGTTCCAGGACAACGACCACTGGCTCATCCCCACCGCCGAAGTCCCCGTCACCAACCTCTTCCGCGACGAGACCCTCGACGAGGCCGAGCTTCCCATCAGCTTCTGCGCCTACACCCCCTGCTACCGTTCTGAAGCCGGCTCCTACGGCCGCGACGTCCGCGGCATGATCCGCCAGCACCAGTTCCAGAAGGTAGAACTCGTCAAATTCGCGAAGCCCGAAGACTCCGCCGCCGAGCACGAGGCCCTCACGCGCAACGCGGAGCGCGTCCTCGAACTCCTCGGCCTGCCCTACCGCCGCATGCTCCTCTGCGCCGGAGACATGGGCGCCGGCGCCGCCAAGACCTACGACCTCGAGGTCTGGCTCCCCGGCCAGCAGCTCTACCGCGAGATCAGCTCCTGCTCCAACTTCCACGACTTCCAGGCCCGCCGCGCCAATATCCGCTTCAAGTCCCCGGCCGCCAAGAAGTCCGAGTATCTCCACACCCTCAACGGCTCCGGCCTCGCCGTAGGCCGTACCTACGTCGCCATCCTCGAAAACTACCAGCAGCCCGATGGCTCCATCCGCATCCCGGACGTCCTCGTCCCCTACATGAACCACGAAACCCACATCACGCAGAAGAAAGTCAGGGGCTAA
- a CDS encoding HD domain-containing protein: MSDGFTRERAKALLEQWTASASLVKHGLSVSCCTEAYGVLEAERLGLSGAPFDAFVDKYAIAGLLHDFDYDRHPSLEEHPYVGVKFLREQGWPEEILHAILAHADYTGAGRDSHLDKALFACDELSGFLTACALVKPSKSIMDVEVAGVRKKMKDKAFARAVLREDITGGAELLGIPVEDHIGNCLRAMQAKAAELGLAGVPI; this comes from the coding sequence ATGAGTGACGGATTTACGCGGGAACGCGCGAAGGCGCTGCTGGAACAGTGGACGGCTTCGGCTTCGTTGGTGAAGCATGGGCTTTCGGTGAGCTGCTGCACGGAGGCGTATGGGGTTCTGGAAGCCGAGCGACTGGGACTCTCGGGGGCTCCGTTCGATGCGTTTGTGGACAAGTACGCGATTGCCGGGCTGCTGCATGACTTTGACTACGACCGGCATCCGTCGTTAGAGGAGCACCCTTATGTCGGGGTGAAGTTCTTGCGAGAGCAGGGCTGGCCGGAAGAGATTCTGCACGCGATCCTGGCGCACGCCGACTATACCGGCGCGGGGCGGGATTCGCATCTGGACAAGGCTTTGTTTGCGTGTGACGAGTTGTCGGGGTTTCTGACGGCTTGTGCTCTGGTGAAGCCGAGCAAATCGATCATGGATGTGGAAGTGGCGGGTGTGCGAAAGAAGATGAAGGACAAGGCTTTCGCGCGAGCAGTGTTGCGCGAGGACATTACGGGCGGCGCGGAGCTGCTGGGGATTCCGGTGGAAGATCATATCGGGAACTGCCTTCGGGCCATGCAGGCGAAGGCGGCGGAGTTGGGGCTGGCCGGGGTTCCGATTTAG